A genome region from Quadrisphaera sp. RL12-1S includes the following:
- a CDS encoding PP2C family protein-serine/threonine phosphatase → MTPGEGPFAAAGELRGAYEAVDWSATPVGAPHTWSTALRTALSLAFATSFPVTLLWGPRFVMLYNAAYARMLPGKHPWGLGTPCEEVFGEIWDQIGPLMHGVLAGGGAVRMVDQELYIDRRGFGEECYFDYCYSPVTGPDGRVEGVLDIAVETTSQVLERRRSALLRRLADLPRVLRSTADLARLALPVLRTDPGDLPLVELLVPGEPPRQREARLAGPPPQPVADAVVLGSTPAGRTAWVRVPGAAPGQDRPVLVVALSGGLAEDEHYLGFLRQVAAALGGALAVASAAEAARARVELQGAQVRRLLGLVQVLQELPDATDVAQLEGVVERGAARLLDARGAQLVLGGPDDDAGPTSQAAQAAPVAEGRGAVHLDVGDRHLGLLELAWAAEQQHTELAEEERAVLSVLASSTAQALDRAAAREAERRATEAVRAIAEELQRSLLTEPPLVTGLDLAVRYVPAAEHAQVGGDWYDAFTTATGALQLVIGDVTGHDQRAAAAMGQLRNLLRGIAHSGVRSPAQVLTELDAALPHLGVTSLATAVLGSLAPARPDGSRELVWSSAGHLPPLLLVPGAAPRLLEEPAELLLGLQAGTRRTDHRTVLPAGATVLLYTDGLVERRGVDLSRGLAWLREATTALDGASPDEVCDALLDLVGGRVDDDIALVAVRLVSRPL, encoded by the coding sequence GTGACGCCCGGGGAGGGGCCGTTCGCGGCCGCCGGCGAGCTGCGCGGCGCGTACGAGGCCGTGGACTGGTCCGCCACGCCCGTGGGCGCTCCGCACACCTGGTCGACGGCGCTGCGCACGGCCCTCTCGCTGGCGTTCGCCACCAGCTTCCCCGTGACGCTGCTGTGGGGACCCCGGTTCGTGATGCTCTACAACGCCGCGTACGCGCGCATGCTCCCCGGCAAGCACCCGTGGGGCCTGGGGACGCCGTGCGAGGAGGTGTTCGGCGAGATCTGGGACCAGATCGGCCCCCTCATGCACGGCGTGCTCGCCGGCGGCGGGGCGGTGCGCATGGTGGACCAGGAGCTGTACATCGACCGCCGGGGGTTCGGCGAGGAGTGCTACTTCGACTACTGCTACTCCCCCGTCACCGGCCCCGACGGGCGGGTGGAGGGTGTGCTCGACATCGCCGTCGAGACCACGTCGCAGGTGCTGGAGCGGCGGCGCTCGGCGCTGCTGCGGCGGCTGGCGGACCTCCCGAGGGTGCTGCGCAGCACCGCTGACCTGGCGCGGCTGGCGCTGCCGGTGCTGCGCACCGACCCCGGAGACCTGCCGCTGGTGGAGCTGCTGGTGCCCGGCGAGCCCCCGCGCCAGCGGGAGGCGCGGCTCGCGGGGCCTCCTCCGCAGCCGGTGGCGGACGCGGTGGTGCTGGGCTCCACGCCAGCCGGACGCACCGCGTGGGTGCGGGTGCCGGGGGCGGCCCCGGGCCAGGACCGGCCGGTGCTGGTGGTGGCGCTGTCGGGCGGGCTCGCCGAGGACGAGCACTACCTCGGCTTCCTGCGCCAGGTGGCGGCCGCGCTCGGCGGCGCGCTGGCGGTGGCCTCCGCCGCGGAGGCGGCGCGCGCCCGCGTGGAGCTGCAGGGAGCCCAGGTGCGTCGCCTGCTCGGCCTGGTGCAGGTGCTGCAGGAGCTGCCCGACGCCACGGACGTGGCACAGCTGGAGGGGGTGGTGGAGCGCGGGGCGGCCCGGCTGCTGGACGCCCGCGGGGCGCAGCTGGTCCTCGGCGGCCCTGACGACGACGCTGGCCCGACCTCGCAGGCCGCGCAGGCCGCACCGGTCGCTGAGGGCCGCGGCGCGGTGCACCTCGACGTCGGCGACCGGCACCTGGGCCTGCTGGAGCTGGCCTGGGCCGCGGAGCAGCAGCACACCGAGCTGGCCGAGGAGGAGCGCGCGGTGCTGTCGGTGCTGGCCAGCTCCACCGCGCAGGCGCTGGACCGGGCCGCGGCGCGGGAGGCGGAGCGCCGGGCCACCGAGGCCGTGCGCGCCATCGCCGAGGAGCTGCAGCGCAGCCTGCTCACCGAGCCGCCGCTGGTGACCGGGCTCGACCTGGCGGTGCGCTACGTGCCCGCGGCCGAGCACGCGCAGGTCGGCGGGGACTGGTACGACGCGTTCACCACGGCCACCGGCGCGCTGCAGCTGGTCATCGGCGACGTGACGGGGCACGACCAGCGGGCGGCCGCGGCCATGGGCCAGCTGCGCAACCTGCTCCGCGGGATCGCCCACAGCGGGGTGCGCAGCCCGGCTCAGGTCCTCACCGAGCTCGACGCCGCCCTCCCGCACCTGGGCGTGACGTCGCTGGCCACCGCGGTGCTCGGGTCCCTGGCCCCGGCGCGTCCCGACGGCTCGCGCGAGCTGGTGTGGAGCAGCGCCGGGCACCTGCCCCCGCTGCTGCTCGTGCCCGGGGCCGCGCCGCGGCTGCTCGAGGAGCCGGCCGAGCTGCTGCTCGGGCTGCAGGCGGGCACCCGCCGCACCGACCACCGCACGGTGCTGCCAGCGGGCGCGACCGTGCTGCTGTACACCGACGGCCTCGTGGAGCGCCGCGGCGTGGACCTGTCCCGCGGCCTGGCCTGGCTGCGCGAGGCGACCACCGCGCTGGACGGCGCGAGCCCCGACGAGGTGTGCGACGCGCTGCTGGACCTCGTGGGCGGTCGCGTCGACGACGACATCGCCCTCGTGGCCGTCCGCCTCGTCAGCCGGCCCCTCTGA
- a CDS encoding transglutaminase-like domain-containing protein → MTAAAPPAPSSFPTREVSARLVLQLATTADLSLLVAAARTPGSTVEDELVVTHGAGPLPEASRPVEVPVGPRERGERMHVLTAVPAGRVVVEYSGRLVPAGPAPSSPESTTATTGAAGGTAAAVLVEQFELNRPSRYCPSDELAAFAASEFGTRADHPDAELAERITTWVADRLVYTSGSSTAFDGAVQTLLRGQGVCRDYAHLVVALARALELPARLTAVYAPGLSPMDFHAVAEVRVQDGRGGVQWQVHDATHLAPRPSMWRISTGRDAADTAFLTSLRGGVALREMEVRAVVTGADLPVDPTGPVLLA, encoded by the coding sequence GTGACCGCCGCCGCCCCGCCCGCTCCCTCGTCCTTCCCGACCCGGGAGGTCTCGGCGCGGCTGGTGCTGCAGCTGGCCACCACCGCCGACCTGTCGCTGCTGGTGGCGGCCGCGAGGACCCCGGGCTCGACCGTGGAGGACGAGCTGGTGGTCACCCACGGCGCCGGACCGCTCCCGGAGGCCTCCCGCCCGGTGGAGGTGCCCGTGGGCCCGCGCGAGCGGGGCGAGCGCATGCACGTCCTCACGGCCGTGCCCGCCGGTCGCGTGGTGGTCGAGTACTCCGGCCGCCTGGTGCCCGCTGGGCCGGCGCCGTCCTCCCCGGAGAGCACGACGGCGACGACGGGCGCGGCCGGCGGGACGGCCGCCGCGGTCCTCGTGGAGCAGTTCGAGCTCAACCGGCCCAGCCGCTACTGCCCCTCCGACGAGCTCGCGGCGTTCGCCGCCTCGGAGTTCGGCACCCGCGCCGACCACCCGGACGCCGAGCTGGCCGAGCGCATCACCACCTGGGTGGCCGACCGGCTGGTCTACACCTCGGGGTCGTCCACGGCGTTCGACGGCGCGGTGCAGACGCTGCTGCGCGGGCAGGGCGTCTGCCGCGACTACGCCCACCTCGTGGTCGCCCTCGCACGGGCGCTGGAGCTGCCGGCGCGGCTCACCGCGGTCTACGCCCCGGGCCTGTCGCCCATGGACTTCCACGCCGTCGCCGAGGTCCGGGTGCAGGACGGTCGCGGTGGTGTGCAGTGGCAGGTGCACGACGCCACCCACCTGGCGCCCCGGCCCTCGATGTGGCGGATCAGCACCGGGCGCGACGCCGCCGACACCGCGTTCCTCACCTCGCTGCGCGGAGGCGTGGCGCTGCGCGAGATGGAGGTGCGCGCCGTGGTGACCGGCGCCGACCTGCCGGTGGACCCGACCGGGCCGGTGCTCCTGGCCTGA
- a CDS encoding amino acid permease, whose product MSSQTRSQADLTAEDEGYHKGLKPRQIQMIAIGGAIGTGLFLGAGGRLANAGPGLFLVYAICGVFVFFILRALGELVLHRPSSGSFVSYAREFFGERFAFVAGWMYFLNWAMTSIVDVTAIALYVHYWGATEVVPQWVIALAALVIVLSMNLISVKLFGELEFWAALLKVVALSAFLVIGLVFLLGRFTVAGETTGPSVITGNGGLFPTGVVPLVLVVSGVVFAYAAVELVGTTAGETENPEKIMPKAINAVIFRIALFYVGSLVLLALLLPYTAFDKDTSPFVTFFSRIGLPGAGSIMNVIVLTAALSSLNAGLYSTGRILRSMAVSGSAPRFTGKMTRNGVPFGGILLTGFITLLGVGLNAVVPGQAFEIVLNMSALGIVTAWGTIVICQLKLFSLSKQGVVERPHFRMMGAPYTGYATLAFLAVVLVLIGFDYPIGTYTLATLVLIVPALIVGWFAVRRRVLAVAAEREGYTGEYPVIAERPGSEHRPHS is encoded by the coding sequence GTGAGCTCCCAGACGCGCAGCCAGGCGGACCTGACCGCCGAGGACGAGGGCTACCACAAGGGCCTCAAGCCGCGGCAGATCCAGATGATCGCCATCGGCGGGGCCATCGGCACCGGCCTGTTCCTGGGCGCCGGCGGGCGCCTCGCGAACGCCGGTCCGGGCCTGTTCCTCGTCTACGCCATCTGCGGCGTCTTCGTGTTCTTCATCCTGCGGGCCCTCGGCGAGCTGGTCCTGCACCGCCCGTCCTCGGGCTCGTTCGTGTCCTACGCGCGCGAGTTCTTCGGGGAGCGGTTCGCGTTCGTCGCCGGGTGGATGTACTTCCTCAACTGGGCCATGACGTCGATCGTCGACGTCACCGCCATCGCCCTGTACGTCCACTACTGGGGGGCCACCGAGGTGGTCCCCCAGTGGGTCATCGCCCTGGCGGCGCTGGTCATCGTGCTGTCGATGAACCTCATCTCGGTGAAGCTCTTCGGCGAGCTGGAGTTCTGGGCGGCGCTGCTGAAGGTGGTGGCGCTGTCCGCGTTCCTCGTCATCGGCCTGGTGTTCCTCCTGGGCCGGTTCACCGTGGCGGGCGAGACCACCGGTCCGTCGGTCATCACCGGCAACGGCGGCCTGTTCCCCACCGGCGTCGTGCCGCTGGTCCTGGTCGTGTCCGGCGTGGTGTTCGCCTACGCGGCCGTCGAGCTGGTCGGCACCACCGCGGGGGAGACCGAGAACCCCGAGAAGATCATGCCCAAGGCGATCAACGCGGTGATCTTCCGCATCGCGCTGTTCTACGTGGGCTCGCTGGTGCTGCTGGCGCTGCTGCTGCCGTACACCGCCTTCGACAAGGACACGAGCCCCTTCGTGACCTTCTTCTCCCGCATCGGTCTGCCCGGCGCCGGCAGCATCATGAACGTCATCGTGCTCACCGCGGCGCTGAGCAGCCTCAACGCCGGGCTGTACTCCACCGGCCGCATCCTGCGCTCGATGGCGGTCAGCGGCTCCGCTCCGCGGTTCACCGGCAAGATGACGCGCAACGGCGTCCCCTTCGGCGGCATCCTCCTCACCGGCTTCATCACGCTGCTGGGTGTGGGGCTCAACGCCGTGGTGCCGGGCCAGGCCTTCGAGATCGTGCTCAACATGTCCGCCCTGGGCATCGTCACCGCGTGGGGCACCATCGTCATCTGCCAGCTGAAGCTCTTCAGCCTCTCGAAGCAGGGCGTGGTGGAGCGCCCCCACTTCCGGATGATGGGCGCGCCGTACACCGGCTACGCCACGCTGGCCTTCCTGGCCGTGGTGCTGGTGCTCATCGGCTTCGACTACCCGATCGGCACCTACACGCTGGCCACGCTGGTGCTCATCGTCCCGGCCCTCATCGTCGGGTGGTTCGCGGTGCGCCGGCGGGTGCTGGCGGTGGCCGCCGAGCGCGAGGGCTACACCGGCGAGTACCCGGTCATCGCCGAGCGGCCCGGGTCCGAGCACCGGCCGCACAGCTGA
- a CDS encoding serine/threonine-protein kinase — protein MIPWDREAEALALAAEARRDLLRPGQVIGGRLVLGLLGRGGSAQVYRVLRGAGRGAREEALKVLEPTAAATDVGRRRFHRECEVAAQVRHPGVVAVLAHGEELPRGSALDVPLLWAAMELLDGGTSAALRPRGRGRPDVPRILDVLAQAAAGLDAVHALDVVHGDVKPTNVLLAAPPDRRAAVTDFGLARSLDESRPLARHGRVAGSLPYAAPELLQAQRVTAATDAYSLACTAVELLSGEPPYPFSTTFAVARAHVAGRPPKLSRRRRWLPVALDRVVARALSVDPADRPPTCSALVEELRGAFPEVAESRLQLP, from the coding sequence GTGATCCCGTGGGACCGCGAGGCGGAGGCGCTCGCCCTGGCCGCCGAGGCGCGGCGGGACCTCCTGCGCCCGGGGCAGGTCATCGGCGGCCGGCTCGTGCTCGGGCTCCTCGGCCGCGGCGGCAGCGCGCAGGTGTACCGGGTGCTGCGCGGCGCCGGCCGCGGTGCGCGCGAGGAGGCGCTCAAGGTCCTCGAGCCGACCGCGGCAGCCACGGACGTCGGGCGCCGCCGCTTCCACCGCGAGTGCGAGGTGGCCGCGCAGGTGCGCCACCCCGGCGTCGTCGCCGTCCTGGCCCACGGCGAGGAGCTGCCCCGGGGCAGCGCCCTGGACGTGCCGCTGCTGTGGGCGGCGATGGAGCTGCTCGACGGCGGCACGTCGGCCGCGCTGCGGCCGCGCGGGCGCGGCCGCCCGGACGTGCCCCGCATCCTCGACGTGCTCGCGCAGGCGGCAGCCGGGCTCGACGCCGTGCACGCGCTCGACGTCGTCCACGGCGACGTCAAGCCCACCAACGTGCTGCTCGCGGCCCCACCGGACCGCCGCGCCGCCGTCACCGACTTCGGGCTGGCGCGCAGCCTGGACGAGTCCCGGCCGCTGGCCCGCCACGGACGGGTGGCCGGGTCGCTGCCGTACGCCGCCCCCGAGCTGCTGCAGGCGCAGCGCGTCACCGCCGCCACCGACGCGTACTCCCTGGCCTGCACGGCGGTGGAGCTGCTGTCGGGGGAGCCGCCGTACCCGTTCTCCACGACCTTCGCCGTGGCCCGCGCCCATGTGGCGGGGCGCCCGCCGAAGCTCAGCCGGCGGCGCCGCTGGCTGCCTGTGGCGCTCGACAGGGTGGTGGCGCGGGCGCTGTCCGTGGACCCCGCCGACCGTCCGCCGACGTGCAGCGCGCTGGTGGAGGAGCTGCGCGGCGCCTTCCCCGAGGTCGCTGAGAGCCGTCTGCAACTCCCCTGA
- a CDS encoding TetR/AcrR family transcriptional regulator: MPRSYRSPKREADASATRARVLDAAAELFATRGYAATTMKAVAERAGVSVPTVHLQGAKHALLVAALDRAFAGDEAEQLLTDRPELTAVMAEADVGTAFERYLSFLAEANERSAPLVAALSAAARVDPEAGAAYERLEERRWQDMAVGARWFAARGLLDDDDVPTATDLLGHVLSPQTYLHFTVERGWDTSRYVRWVGHQLRTLREQVAAVEG; this comes from the coding sequence GTGCCCCGCTCCTACCGCTCCCCGAAGCGCGAGGCGGACGCCTCCGCGACGCGGGCGCGCGTCCTCGACGCCGCCGCTGAGCTCTTCGCCACCCGGGGCTACGCCGCGACGACGATGAAGGCCGTCGCGGAGCGGGCCGGCGTCTCCGTGCCGACGGTGCACCTGCAGGGGGCCAAGCACGCCCTCCTCGTCGCCGCGCTCGACCGCGCCTTCGCCGGCGACGAGGCCGAGCAGCTGCTCACCGACCGCCCGGAGCTGACGGCCGTCATGGCGGAGGCCGACGTCGGCACCGCCTTCGAGCGGTACCTGTCCTTCCTGGCCGAGGCCAACGAGCGGTCGGCGCCGCTGGTCGCCGCGCTGAGCGCGGCAGCCCGGGTCGACCCCGAGGCCGGGGCCGCCTACGAGCGCCTGGAGGAGCGGCGCTGGCAGGACATGGCCGTCGGGGCCCGGTGGTTCGCCGCCCGCGGGCTCCTCGACGACGACGACGTGCCCACGGCCACCGACCTCCTCGGCCACGTGCTCTCCCCGCAGACCTACCTGCACTTCACCGTCGAGCGCGGCTGGGACACCTCGCGCTACGTCCGGTGGGTCGGGCACCAGCTGCGCACCCTGCGCGAGCAGGTCGCCGCCGTCGAGGGGTAG
- a CDS encoding glycosyltransferase, which produces MPAVGHVDPVLVVARELLRRGWEVDVLTGARYEGRVTGAGAGFVALPPEADTLDAVGSSDDRKRGLDALNAGVEEAFVRPAPAAARRIEEHLDAHPVDLVLHDSTFLGVQGLLARPRAQRPLVVLLGIGPVGFSSRDCPPFGLGIAPSRLPVWGSARDAVLRAVAPRLLAPVHRALDDFLASVGAAPLGSAFFTDVVVRSDLLAQGTVPEFEYPRSDAPRHLRFYGPMQAPPPAGLQAPDWLGELGGRPVVHVTQGTVANTDFSELVAPALEALADEPVDVVLTAGGRSVSDLPALPSNAHAADYLPYDALLPLTNAFVTNGGYGGLHQAMRHGVPIVIAGDSEDKVETSARVRWSGAGTSLGTGRPTAAQVGRAVRTVLRDDRYALASRRIGGRIAAARGAAGLVDDVDELLTATPGAPL; this is translated from the coding sequence ATGCCCGCCGTCGGACACGTCGACCCGGTGCTCGTGGTCGCCAGAGAGCTGCTCCGCCGGGGGTGGGAGGTCGACGTGCTCACCGGCGCCCGGTACGAGGGCCGGGTCACCGGCGCCGGCGCCGGCTTCGTGGCCCTGCCCCCCGAGGCCGACACCCTGGACGCCGTCGGCAGCTCCGACGACCGCAAGCGCGGCCTGGACGCCCTCAACGCCGGGGTCGAGGAGGCCTTCGTCCGGCCCGCGCCTGCGGCGGCGCGCCGCATCGAGGAGCACCTGGACGCCCACCCGGTCGACCTCGTGCTCCACGACTCGACCTTCCTCGGCGTGCAGGGGCTCCTGGCCAGGCCGCGCGCGCAGCGCCCGCTCGTCGTCCTGCTCGGGATCGGCCCGGTCGGGTTCTCCAGCCGCGACTGCCCGCCCTTCGGGCTGGGGATCGCCCCGTCACGACTCCCCGTCTGGGGAAGCGCTCGTGACGCCGTGCTGCGTGCCGTCGCGCCGCGGCTGCTCGCCCCGGTGCACCGCGCGCTCGACGACTTCCTCGCCTCCGTCGGCGCAGCGCCGCTGGGGTCGGCGTTCTTTACCGACGTGGTCGTGCGCAGCGACCTCCTGGCTCAGGGCACCGTGCCGGAGTTCGAGTACCCGCGCTCCGACGCACCCCGCCACCTGCGCTTCTACGGCCCGATGCAGGCGCCGCCACCGGCCGGGCTGCAGGCACCTGACTGGCTCGGAGAGCTCGGCGGCCGCCCGGTGGTCCACGTCACCCAGGGCACCGTCGCGAACACCGACTTCAGCGAGCTCGTCGCGCCGGCCCTGGAGGCGCTCGCCGACGAGCCGGTGGACGTCGTGCTCACCGCCGGCGGCCGCTCAGTCTCCGACCTGCCCGCCCTCCCGTCGAACGCGCACGCGGCCGACTACCTCCCCTACGACGCGCTGCTGCCGCTCACCAACGCCTTCGTCACCAACGGCGGGTACGGCGGCCTGCACCAGGCGATGCGCCACGGGGTGCCGATCGTCATCGCCGGTGACTCCGAGGACAAGGTGGAGACCTCGGCCCGCGTGCGCTGGTCGGGGGCCGGCACCAGCCTGGGCACGGGCAGACCCACCGCCGCGCAGGTGGGGCGCGCCGTGAGGACCGTCCTGCGCGACGACCGGTACGCACTGGCCTCCCGGCGCATCGGTGGGCGGATCGCCGCCGCGCGCGGCGCCGCCGGCCTCGTCGACGACGTCGATGAACTGCTCACCGCGACGCCGGGAGCGCCGCTCTAG
- the proC gene encoding pyrroline-5-carboxylate reductase produces MAEADARAEQAAVDVAVLGTGTMGEAVLAAVLAGGQPAGRTLATARRPERAAELTGRHGVRVVGVREAAAADVVVLGVKPQQLEAVAAEVAGAVREGALLVSLLAGVTTARLASLFPGAKVVRTVVNTPALVGAGVTVLAAGAGAGEDELARTEQLLAATGTVLRLAEGQLDAATGVSGSGPAFVFAVADALAEGGVGAGLPRAVALQLAAATVLGAGRLMVETGTHPALLREQVTSPAGTTAAGLRELDAQGMRAALVSAVMASARRSGELAG; encoded by the coding sequence GTGGCAGAGGCAGACGCACGGGCGGAGCAGGCAGCGGTGGACGTGGCGGTCCTGGGGACCGGGACGATGGGCGAGGCGGTGCTCGCCGCGGTGCTGGCCGGCGGTCAGCCCGCCGGGCGCACGCTCGCCACGGCGCGTCGCCCGGAGCGGGCGGCCGAGCTCACCGGGCGCCACGGGGTCCGCGTGGTCGGCGTGCGCGAGGCCGCCGCCGCCGACGTCGTCGTCCTCGGGGTGAAGCCGCAGCAGCTCGAGGCCGTGGCGGCCGAGGTGGCCGGGGCCGTGCGCGAGGGGGCGCTGCTGGTGTCGCTACTGGCCGGGGTCACCACCGCACGGCTGGCGTCGCTGTTCCCCGGGGCGAAGGTGGTGCGCACCGTGGTCAACACCCCGGCCCTGGTGGGCGCGGGCGTCACGGTGCTGGCCGCCGGTGCCGGTGCCGGCGAGGACGAGCTCGCCCGCACCGAGCAGCTGCTCGCCGCCACCGGCACCGTGCTGCGCCTGGCCGAGGGCCAGCTCGACGCCGCCACCGGCGTCTCGGGCTCGGGACCGGCGTTCGTCTTCGCGGTGGCTGACGCGCTCGCCGAGGGCGGCGTGGGCGCCGGGCTGCCCCGCGCCGTGGCGCTGCAGCTGGCCGCCGCCACCGTGCTCGGCGCCGGGCGGCTCATGGTGGAGACCGGCACGCACCCGGCGCTGCTGCGCGAGCAGGTCACCTCCCCGGCCGGCACCACCGCCGCGGGCCTGCGCGAGCTCGACGCCCAGGGGATGAGGGCGGCGCTGGTGTCGGCGGTCATGGCCTCGGCCCGGCGGTCGGGCGAGCTGGCCGGCTGA
- a CDS encoding NAD(+)/NADH kinase yields the protein MTTAGGPPRIGLVLHPTRDVFSVSEQVVRWAGEQGAEVVVATGDGGRVAGPVREVPLEHLAAGCHALVSLGGDGTMLGALRASAGTGVPVLGVNLGRVGVLVEVEPSEVAPALQRVVEGRYSVEARPALRVTGVELEDGATSAVAFNDVALSRCPGDGIASAALSIDGQGYGVYRCDAVIVATPMGSTAYSYAAGGPVVSPTLSAMVVAPASPWSGISRPVVLSPEDHLALELLPDSGVLALEVDGRVLAPLAPGARIEVVEERDAGHVVRLDRARHDRRSRVKLSLLDLPLLPEELRELLPRELGQTPD from the coding sequence GTGACGACTGCTGGGGGGCCGCCGCGCATCGGACTGGTGCTCCACCCGACCCGGGACGTCTTCTCCGTCTCCGAGCAGGTGGTGCGCTGGGCCGGAGAGCAGGGGGCCGAGGTGGTGGTGGCCACCGGGGACGGCGGCCGCGTCGCCGGCCCGGTGCGGGAGGTGCCGCTGGAGCACCTCGCGGCCGGCTGCCACGCCCTGGTCAGCCTCGGCGGCGACGGCACGATGCTCGGGGCGCTGCGCGCCTCCGCCGGGACGGGCGTCCCCGTGCTGGGGGTGAACCTGGGCCGGGTCGGCGTGCTGGTGGAGGTGGAGCCGTCCGAGGTGGCCCCGGCGCTGCAGCGCGTCGTCGAGGGCCGCTACTCCGTGGAGGCCCGGCCCGCGCTGCGCGTCACGGGGGTGGAGCTGGAGGACGGCGCCACCTCGGCCGTCGCGTTCAACGACGTGGCGCTGTCGCGCTGCCCGGGTGACGGGATCGCGTCGGCGGCGCTGAGCATCGACGGGCAGGGCTACGGGGTGTACCGCTGCGACGCGGTCATCGTGGCCACGCCCATGGGCTCGACCGCGTACAGCTACGCCGCGGGCGGTCCGGTGGTCTCCCCGACGCTGTCGGCGATGGTCGTGGCCCCGGCGTCCCCGTGGTCGGGCATCTCCCGGCCGGTGGTCCTCTCCCCCGAGGACCACCTCGCGCTGGAGCTGCTGCCCGACAGCGGCGTGCTGGCCCTGGAGGTGGACGGCCGGGTGCTGGCGCCGCTCGCACCGGGCGCGCGCATCGAGGTGGTGGAGGAGCGCGACGCCGGCCACGTGGTCAGGCTCGACAGGGCCCGCCACGACCGGCGCTCCCGGGTGAAGCTCAGCCTGCTCGACCTGCCGCTGCTCCCGGAGGAGCTGCGCGAGCTGCTCCCCCGGGAGCTCGGCCAGACCCCCGACTGA
- a CDS encoding nitroreductase family deazaflavin-dependent oxidoreductase, with protein MPLSGEYEPSPEQWVRDQVEQYESSGGTEGTTLRGVPVMIVTNRGAKSGKLRKTPLMRVEYEGSYAAVASKGGAPTHPVWYRNLLAEPHVEVQDGPHKADYTAREVHGEEREQWWERAVAVWPDYAEYQTKTDRLIPVVVMEPRES; from the coding sequence ATGCCTCTCAGCGGTGAGTACGAGCCCAGCCCCGAGCAGTGGGTCCGCGACCAGGTCGAGCAGTACGAGTCCTCCGGTGGCACCGAGGGCACCACGCTGCGCGGGGTGCCGGTGATGATCGTCACCAACCGCGGCGCGAAGAGCGGCAAGCTGCGCAAGACGCCGCTCATGCGGGTGGAGTACGAGGGGTCGTACGCGGCGGTGGCGTCCAAGGGCGGCGCCCCCACGCACCCGGTCTGGTACCGGAACCTGCTCGCCGAGCCCCACGTCGAGGTGCAGGACGGCCCGCACAAGGCCGACTACACCGCCCGCGAGGTGCACGGCGAGGAGCGCGAGCAGTGGTGGGAGCGCGCCGTGGCCGTCTGGCCCGACTACGCCGAGTACCAGACCAAGACCGACCGGCTGATCCCCGTCGTGGTCATGGAGCCCCGCGAGTCCTGA
- a CDS encoding methylated-DNA--[protein]-cysteine S-methyltransferase, whose protein sequence is MALTPARPLRHARTDSPLGPLVVVVDDDGALAGLYYADGHTPAPRPAALGGCAAPDDPQVAAVTSAVLAYLRGESDVLEVPLTSAAVPGATELQRAVWAQIAAIPRGETRTYGEVAAAIGKPTAVRAVGQAVGRNPHSLVVPCHRVVGSGGKITGYAGGVEVKRRLLELEGVTLGTAGATGTPVSDAPEAPAPGAPPSAP, encoded by the coding sequence ATGGCCCTGACCCCGGCGCGACCGCTGCGCCACGCCCGCACGGACTCACCCCTCGGACCGCTGGTGGTGGTCGTCGACGACGACGGCGCGCTCGCCGGCCTCTACTACGCCGACGGGCACACGCCCGCCCCGCGACCGGCCGCCCTCGGCGGCTGCGCCGCCCCCGACGACCCGCAGGTTGCCGCGGTCACCTCCGCCGTCCTCGCCTACCTGCGGGGCGAGTCCGACGTGCTGGAGGTGCCGCTGACCTCGGCCGCGGTGCCCGGCGCCACGGAGCTGCAGCGCGCGGTGTGGGCGCAGATCGCGGCCATCCCCCGAGGTGAGACCCGCACCTACGGCGAGGTGGCTGCGGCCATCGGGAAGCCGACGGCGGTGCGGGCCGTGGGCCAGGCCGTCGGGCGCAACCCGCACTCCCTCGTGGTCCCGTGCCACCGCGTGGTCGGCTCCGGCGGGAAGATCACCGGTTACGCCGGCGGGGTGGAGGTCAAGCGCCGCCTGCTCGAGCTGGAGGGCGTGACGCTCGGCACCGCCGGCGCCACCGGAACCCCGGTCAGCGACGCACCGGAGGCGCCGGCTCCAGGTGCACCGCCTTCAGCGCCGTGA